In Nitrobacteraceae bacterium AZCC 1564, the following proteins share a genomic window:
- a CDS encoding shikimate kinase (product_source=KO:K00891; cath_funfam=3.40.50.300; cog=COG0703; ko=KO:K00891; pfam=PF01202; smart=SM00382; superfamily=52540) has product MIEPAARQHDPTAQEAEITAALGPRSIVLVGMMGVGKSTIGRRLAARLRLPFLDADHEIEQRHGGMTIPEIFAEHGEPYFRDGEARVIAALLDGPSCVLATGGGAFMREETRNRIRAKSVSVWLQADGDVILRRVKRRADRPLLQTADPAGTIERLIVERSPFYQLADIAIASRDVPHEKIVDECVDAIHAYLLSGSTASSSANETS; this is encoded by the coding sequence ATGATCGAACCCGCGGCCAGACAGCATGACCCCACGGCCCAGGAGGCCGAGATCACAGCGGCGCTGGGCCCGCGATCTATCGTGCTCGTCGGCATGATGGGGGTGGGGAAGTCGACGATTGGCCGCAGGCTGGCTGCGCGGCTGCGGCTGCCGTTCCTGGATGCGGATCACGAGATCGAGCAGCGTCACGGCGGCATGACCATCCCCGAGATTTTCGCGGAACACGGTGAGCCGTATTTCCGCGACGGCGAAGCCCGCGTGATTGCCGCTTTGCTCGATGGTCCTTCCTGCGTACTCGCTACGGGAGGCGGTGCCTTCATGCGCGAGGAAACCCGCAACCGTATCCGCGCCAAGTCCGTTTCGGTCTGGCTGCAGGCGGATGGTGATGTCATCCTGCGCAGGGTCAAGCGGCGCGCAGATCGGCCCTTGCTGCAAACGGCGGATCCTGCGGGAACGATTGAGCGCTTGATTGTCGAGCGCAGTCCATTCTATCAGCTCGCCGACATCGCCATCGCATCCCGCGACGTGCCGCACGAAAAGATTGTCGACGAGTGCGTCGACGCCATTCATGCCTATCTGCTGTCCGGCAGCACGGCTTCATCTTCTGCGAATGAAACCTCATGA
- a CDS encoding 3-dehydroquinate synthase (product_source=KO:K01735; cath_funfam=1.20.1090.10,3.40.50.1970; cog=COG0337; ko=KO:K01735; pfam=PF01761; superfamily=56796; tigrfam=TIGR01357), with protein sequence MTVSIRNSTPVTVDVALGDRAYDIVIGRDVLPSLGQRIKELRPGARVAIVTDRTVASHWLDKTKAALSEAGVASSHFVVGEGEASKSYAVLQDVCEALIAAKIERNDLVIALGGGVIGDLAGFAAAIVRRGVDFVQVPTSLLAQVDSSVGGKTGINSPHGKNLIGSFHQPVLVVADTAVLDTLSPRQFRAGYAEVAKYGVLGDEAFFTWLEANHAEIFSGGSAREHAIASSCRAKAAIVARDERENGERALLNLGHTFGHALEAATGFSDRLFHGEGVSVGMVLAAEFSAEMNMIPAADAERVQRHLAAVGLPTRLQDIAGFQQEGLADADALMALMAQDKKVKRGRLTFILLENVGRAVIANDVDPSAVREFLVRKLAC encoded by the coding sequence ATGACCGTTTCCATCAGAAATTCCACCCCGGTGACAGTCGATGTCGCCCTTGGCGACCGCGCGTATGACATCGTCATTGGCCGCGACGTGCTGCCGTCGCTCGGGCAGCGTATCAAGGAGCTGCGCCCCGGCGCCCGGGTGGCGATCGTCACCGATCGTACTGTTGCTAGCCACTGGCTCGACAAGACCAAGGCTGCATTGTCAGAGGCAGGCGTTGCATCGTCGCATTTCGTGGTGGGCGAGGGCGAAGCTTCCAAGAGTTACGCGGTATTGCAGGATGTTTGCGAGGCGCTCATTGCCGCCAAGATCGAGCGCAACGATCTGGTGATTGCGCTGGGCGGCGGCGTGATCGGTGATCTGGCCGGCTTCGCCGCGGCGATCGTCCGGCGCGGTGTCGATTTCGTCCAGGTTCCGACGTCGCTGCTGGCGCAAGTGGATTCATCGGTCGGCGGCAAGACCGGGATTAACTCGCCTCACGGTAAGAATCTCATCGGCTCGTTTCATCAGCCCGTGCTTGTTGTCGCGGATACCGCTGTGCTGGATACGTTGTCGCCGCGTCAGTTTCGCGCAGGCTATGCGGAAGTCGCCAAATACGGTGTGCTTGGCGATGAAGCTTTTTTCACGTGGCTGGAAGCAAATCACGCGGAAATCTTTTCCGGCGGCAGTGCGCGTGAGCATGCGATCGCCTCCAGTTGCCGGGCCAAGGCGGCCATTGTCGCCCGCGACGAGCGCGAGAACGGTGAACGCGCCCTCCTCAATCTCGGTCACACATTCGGTCACGCACTCGAAGCGGCGACCGGCTTTTCGGATCGGTTGTTTCATGGCGAGGGTGTTTCGGTCGGCATGGTGCTCGCCGCCGAATTCTCGGCAGAAATGAATATGATTCCTGCGGCGGATGCGGAGCGCGTGCAACGTCACCTTGCCGCCGTCGGCCTGCCGACCAGATTGCAGGATATCGCAGGCTTCCAGCAGGAAGGGCTTGCCGATGCAGATGCTTTGATGGCGCTGATGGCGCAGGACAAAAAGGTGAAGCGCGGACGGCTCACGTTCATTCTGCTCGAAAACGTTGGCAGGGCCGTGATCGCCAACGATGTGGATCCGTCCGCCGTTCGCGAGTTCCTGGTGCGCAAGCTCGCTTGTTAA
- a CDS encoding Mg2+/Co2+ transporter CorB (product_source=COG4536; cath_funfam=3.10.580.10,3.30.465.10; cog=COG4536; pfam=PF00571,PF01595,PF03471; smart=SM00116,SM01091; superfamily=54631,56176; transmembrane_helix_parts=Outside_1_22,TMhelix_23_45,Inside_46_86,TMhelix_87_109,Outside_110_113,TMhelix_114_133,Inside_134_145,TMhelix_146_168,Outside_169_458), with product MWIRPPFASSWCASSLVNEVDEIAMYWFSFGVVIGCLLISAFFSASETALTASSRSSMLRLQKQGSHQAGIVAYLLNIRERMIGALLVGNNLANIGASALATGVFTAWFGEVGVLYATGVMSVLVIIFAEVLPKTVAINAPDRISLLVARPMTLVVAVLGPVLTLIEVIIRGLFKVLRIPVGANQPILSPTERLRGAVDLIHHEGGVEKHDRDMLGGLLDLKDLQVSDVMVHRTEMVMINADLPSEELVGEVLATEYTRIPLWREKPENIVGVLHAKDLLRAIQLAEGDISKIDVAAIALQPWFVPEMRPLSEQLKAFRRRKTHFALVVDEYGEVEGLVTLEDILEEIVGDISDEHDVAVAGVRAQPDGSVFVEGSVPIRDLNRAMDWNLPDEEATTIAGLVIHEARLIPDRGQSFTFHGFRFRVLRRERNRITALRIVPLPREIETFQKVPKAGTAF from the coding sequence ATGTGGATCCGTCCGCCGTTCGCGAGTTCCTGGTGCGCAAGCTCGCTTGTTAACGAGGTCGATGAAATCGCCATGTATTGGTTCTCGTTCGGCGTCGTGATCGGGTGTCTACTGATTTCAGCTTTCTTTTCGGCGAGCGAGACCGCGCTGACGGCGTCGTCGCGATCGAGCATGCTGCGGCTACAGAAGCAGGGCAGCCACCAGGCCGGCATCGTTGCCTATCTGCTCAATATCCGCGAGCGCATGATCGGGGCGTTGCTGGTCGGCAATAACCTCGCCAATATCGGGGCCTCAGCGCTTGCCACCGGCGTATTTACCGCCTGGTTCGGCGAAGTCGGTGTGCTCTATGCCACCGGCGTCATGTCGGTGCTGGTAATCATTTTCGCCGAGGTGTTGCCGAAGACAGTGGCGATCAACGCGCCGGATCGCATCTCGCTGCTGGTTGCGCGACCGATGACATTGGTGGTTGCAGTCTTGGGGCCGGTTCTCACCCTCATCGAGGTTATTATTCGCGGGCTATTCAAGGTGCTGCGAATTCCGGTCGGTGCCAATCAGCCCATCCTGTCGCCGACGGAACGGCTGCGCGGCGCGGTCGATCTCATTCACCATGAAGGCGGCGTTGAAAAGCATGATCGCGATATGCTGGGAGGCCTTCTTGACTTGAAGGATCTTCAGGTCTCGGACGTTATGGTCCATCGCACCGAGATGGTCATGATCAATGCCGATCTACCGTCCGAAGAGCTCGTCGGTGAAGTCTTGGCGACCGAGTACACCCGCATCCCGTTGTGGCGCGAGAAGCCGGAAAATATTGTCGGCGTTCTGCATGCCAAGGATCTGCTGCGCGCGATTCAATTGGCCGAAGGCGACATCTCCAAAATTGATGTTGCGGCGATCGCGTTGCAACCGTGGTTTGTGCCGGAAATGCGGCCACTCTCCGAGCAGCTCAAGGCGTTCCGCCGCCGCAAAACCCATTTTGCCCTGGTGGTCGACGAGTACGGTGAAGTCGAGGGGCTGGTCACGCTGGAGGACATTCTTGAGGAAATCGTCGGCGACATTTCGGATGAGCACGATGTCGCCGTTGCCGGCGTGCGCGCGCAGCCGGACGGCTCGGTGTTCGTTGAAGGCTCGGTGCCGATCCGCGATCTCAATCGCGCGATGGACTGGAATTTGCCGGATGAGGAAGCCACCACCATCGCCGGCCTCGTGATTCACGAGGCGCGTTTAATACCCGATCGCGGGCAGAGCTTCACGTTCCATGGCTTTCGGTTTCGTGTGCTTCGGCGCGAGAGAAACCGCATCACCGCACTGCGAATCGTGCCGCTGCCGCGGGAGATTGAAACCTTCCAAAAAGTGCCGAAAGCCGGAACGGCGTTCTGA
- a CDS encoding BolA protein (product_source=KO:K05527; cath_funfam=3.30.300.90; cog=COG0271; ko=KO:K05527; pfam=PF01722; superfamily=82657), whose protein sequence is MTTKDIIINKLNEAFIPESLDVTDESHLHEGHAGHRPGGETHFRVYIVSKAFEGKSRIDRHRMINTLLAPELSGSVHALAIKAHAPSENKV, encoded by the coding sequence ATGACGACCAAAGATATTATCATAAATAAGTTGAATGAAGCTTTCATTCCCGAAAGCCTCGACGTCACTGACGAGTCCCATTTGCATGAGGGACACGCCGGCCACAGGCCTGGCGGTGAAACGCATTTCAGAGTGTATATCGTATCGAAAGCCTTCGAAGGGAAGAGCCGGATCGATCGTCATCGCATGATAAATACGCTGCTGGCGCCAGAGCTTTCAGGCTCGGTTCATGCCCTGGCGATCAAGGCTCACGCGCCCAGCGAAAACAAGGTTTGA
- a CDS encoding curved DNA-binding protein CbpA (product_source=COG2214; cath_funfam=1.10.287.110; cog=COG2214; pfam=PF00226; smart=SM00271; superfamily=46565), with amino-acid sequence MTFESKYFDKIRIKPTAKQKPRVKEEAVMCEWPECKNTAPHRAPKGRGKEREYWHFCLNHVREYNQSYNFFQGMSNEAVASYQKDALTGHRPTWKMGANGGSKSKKSKADLDLEGAIDPFSMFNEMNGRNRWRPGSGSTSEPKTETRKIFNAERKALQVMGLGPEATLEDVKTKYKLLVKQHHPDANGGDRSTEDRLIEIIQAYNYLKTVVRA; translated from the coding sequence ATGACCTTCGAATCGAAATACTTCGACAAGATCCGCATCAAGCCCACCGCGAAGCAGAAGCCGCGCGTGAAGGAAGAGGCGGTCATGTGTGAGTGGCCAGAGTGCAAGAACACCGCGCCGCATCGCGCGCCAAAGGGCCGTGGCAAGGAGCGCGAGTATTGGCATTTCTGCCTGAACCATGTGCGGGAATACAACCAGTCGTATAATTTCTTCCAGGGCATGTCGAACGAAGCGGTCGCCAGCTATCAGAAAGATGCGCTGACGGGACATCGGCCGACGTGGAAGATGGGGGCCAACGGCGGCAGCAAGAGCAAGAAGAGCAAGGCTGATCTCGATCTCGAAGGCGCAATCGATCCTTTCAGCATGTTCAACGAAATGAACGGCCGCAACCGCTGGCGGCCGGGCTCAGGTTCGACATCTGAGCCAAAGACGGAAACCCGAAAAATCTTCAATGCCGAGCGCAAGGCGCTGCAGGTCATGGGTCTGGGGCCCGAAGCGACGCTTGAGGACGTGAAGACCAAGTACAAGCTTCTGGTGAAGCAGCATCATCCGGACGCCAATGGTGGCGATCGTTCCACCGAGGACCGGCTGATTGAAATCATCCAGGCTTACAACTATTTGAAGACGGTGGTGCGCGCCTGA
- a CDS encoding membrane protein DedA with SNARE-associated domain (product_source=COG0586; cog=COG0586; pfam=PF09335; transmembrane_helix_parts=Inside_1_16,TMhelix_17_39,Outside_40_58,TMhelix_59_81,Inside_82_140,TMhelix_141_163,Outside_164_177,TMhelix_178_200,Inside_201_216), giving the protein MNSHLQDLIGLVSVHASWAYVAIFLAALLEAVPIAGSFIPGSTVIVALSALVPSGNLKLAPILVAAITGALLGDGLAYWLGRRAERDILSAWPLSKYPAVVSESETFFHRYGTFAVFLARFVPPVRAVVPIIAGALSMTAFRFFAAMIPAVLLWAPAMILPGVLAGSAAEQWGAKAEHYALPLVGGIIAIGALGWALFCWRKKQQRKALLADTSAR; this is encoded by the coding sequence GTGAATTCACATCTCCAGGACCTGATCGGTCTCGTCTCGGTCCACGCCTCCTGGGCCTATGTAGCCATATTTCTGGCTGCATTGCTGGAAGCCGTGCCCATTGCCGGCTCATTCATTCCAGGCTCCACCGTTATCGTGGCACTGAGCGCACTGGTCCCGAGCGGAAATCTGAAACTTGCGCCGATCCTGGTCGCGGCAATCACCGGGGCCCTTCTCGGGGATGGGCTGGCTTATTGGCTGGGACGCCGCGCTGAGCGGGACATCCTCTCAGCTTGGCCGCTATCGAAGTACCCTGCCGTCGTCTCAGAGAGCGAGACGTTCTTTCACCGCTATGGAACGTTCGCGGTCTTCCTCGCCCGCTTTGTGCCACCGGTGCGGGCTGTGGTGCCGATCATCGCGGGCGCCCTCAGCATGACCGCATTTCGCTTTTTCGCGGCCATGATACCCGCTGTGTTGCTGTGGGCGCCGGCCATGATCCTGCCCGGCGTACTGGCGGGGTCAGCCGCCGAGCAATGGGGCGCCAAGGCCGAACATTATGCGTTGCCATTGGTCGGCGGGATCATTGCGATCGGGGCTCTCGGTTGGGCGCTCTTTTGCTGGCGCAAGAAACAGCAACGTAAAGCGCTTCTGGCCGACACATCGGCCAGATAG
- a CDS encoding cobaltochelatase CobS (product_source=KO:K09882; cath_funfam=3.40.50.300; cog=COG0714; ko=KO:K09882; pfam=PF07728,PF08406,PF12556; smart=SM00382; superfamily=52540; tigrfam=TIGR01650), which translates to MTAAMTTSQEPANLPDMKVSVRQVFGIDSDLEVPAYSNSDPHVPEADTDYRFDRATTLAILAGFSRNRRVMVTGYHGTGKSTHIEQVAARLNWPCVRVNLDSHISRIDLVGKDSIVVRDGKQVTEFRDGILPWALQHNVALVFDEYDAGRPDVMFVIQRVLEVSGRLTLLDQNKVIKPHPAFRLFATANTIGLGDTSGLYHGTQQINQGQMDRWSIVTTLNYLPHDNEVEIVLAKAKHYQTDAGRDIVNKMVRLADLTRNAFANGDLSTVMSPRTVITWAENADIFGDIGFAFRVTFLNKCDELERPLVAEFYQRCFNAELPESSVNVALS; encoded by the coding sequence ATGACCGCCGCCATGACCACATCGCAGGAACCCGCAAATCTCCCCGACATGAAAGTGTCGGTCCGTCAGGTCTTCGGCATCGACAGCGATCTTGAAGTGCCCGCCTATTCGAACTCCGACCCGCATGTGCCGGAGGCCGATACAGACTATCGCTTCGATCGCGCCACGACGCTTGCCATTCTTGCAGGCTTCTCGCGCAACCGCCGCGTGATGGTCACGGGCTATCACGGCACCGGCAAGTCGACCCACATCGAGCAGGTCGCGGCGCGACTGAACTGGCCCTGCGTGCGCGTCAACCTCGACAGCCACATCAGCCGTATCGATCTCGTCGGCAAGGACTCGATCGTTGTGCGTGACGGCAAGCAGGTCACCGAATTCCGCGACGGCATTCTGCCGTGGGCGCTCCAGCACAATGTCGCGCTTGTGTTCGACGAATACGATGCAGGCCGTCCGGATGTGATGTTCGTGATCCAGCGCGTGCTCGAGGTGTCGGGCCGTCTGACGCTGCTTGACCAGAACAAGGTGATCAAGCCGCATCCGGCGTTCCGCCTGTTCGCGACCGCCAATACCATTGGTCTTGGCGACACGTCGGGCCTCTATCATGGTACGCAGCAGATCAACCAGGGCCAGATGGACCGCTGGTCAATCGTCACCACGCTGAATTACCTGCCGCATGACAACGAGGTCGAGATCGTGCTCGCTAAGGCGAAGCACTATCAGACCGATGCCGGCCGCGACATCGTCAACAAGATGGTTCGCCTTGCAGACCTGACGCGCAACGCCTTCGCCAACGGCGATCTGTCGACGGTCATGAGCCCGCGCACGGTCATCACCTGGGCGGAAAACGCCGATATCTTCGGCGATATCGGTTTTGCGTTCCGTGTGACCTTCTTGAACAAGTGCGATGAGCTTGAACGCCCGCTGGTTGCTGAGTTCTATCAGCGCTGTTTCAACGCGGAACTGCCCGAGTCATCGGTGAACGTCGCGTTGAGCTAA
- a CDS encoding cobaltochelatase CobT (product_source=KO:K09883; cath_funfam=3.40.50.410; cog=COG4547; ko=KO:K09883; pfam=PF06213,PF11775; smart=SM00327; superfamily=53300; tigrfam=TIGR01651): MSTSNIKFKTGSKESPTEPFKRAVTSCLRAIAKQPELEVTFASERPGLSPGKARLPEPARKLTRKDAAIVRGHADSIALRLACHDPKVHRKLAPGNPQARGVFDAVEQARVEAIGSRRMAGVAKNLTAMLDDHFHRGKYDEITDRADAPLADALAMLVRERLTGLAPPAAARKMVDLWRPTLEDKIGTRLDQLASFTEDQARFGDAIHDLLEALELGDDSNAEQDEDDNQDDNREGEKDQSGAEGSPESDSSEEMSAEQAQSSTEEMSENAMESAQASASDTFDDADLGEDETPGEAQRPQNRGANEPRGPEYHAFAPKFDEVVSAEDLCEHDELERLRSYLDKQLAHLQHIVARLANRLQRKLMAQQNRAWEFDLEEGILDPARLSRVVTDPYHPLSFMHEKEATFRDTVVTLLLDNSGSMRGRPITVAATCADILARTLERCGVKVEILGFTTRAWKGGQSREAWLAAGKPANPGRLNDLRHIIYKSADAPWRRSRKNLGLMMREGLLKENIDGEALDWAHKRLLGRSEQRKILMMISDGAPVDDSTLSVNPGNYLERHLRHVIEEIETRSPVELIAIGIGHDVTRYYRRAVTIVDAEELGGAITEKLAELFSETHVEAPSPSRRRRLHS; the protein is encoded by the coding sequence ATGAGTACATCCAATATCAAGTTCAAGACTGGCTCGAAGGAATCACCGACCGAACCGTTCAAGCGGGCGGTGACGTCCTGCTTGCGGGCCATTGCCAAGCAGCCCGAATTGGAGGTGACGTTCGCGTCCGAGCGGCCGGGACTTTCGCCCGGTAAGGCGCGGCTGCCGGAGCCCGCGCGCAAACTGACGCGGAAAGATGCCGCGATCGTGCGCGGCCATGCCGATTCCATTGCGTTGCGCCTTGCCTGCCACGATCCGAAAGTTCATCGGAAGCTCGCGCCGGGTAATCCGCAGGCGCGCGGCGTTTTTGATGCCGTCGAGCAGGCGCGCGTGGAAGCGATCGGTTCGCGGCGCATGGCCGGTGTCGCCAAGAACCTAACGGCGATGCTCGATGATCATTTCCATCGCGGCAAATACGACGAGATTACTGATCGAGCTGACGCGCCGCTGGCCGATGCGCTGGCGATGTTGGTGCGCGAGCGCCTGACCGGTCTCGCGCCGCCGGCTGCTGCCCGCAAGATGGTCGATCTCTGGCGGCCGACACTTGAAGACAAGATTGGCACGCGTCTCGATCAACTTGCCAGCTTTACTGAGGATCAAGCCCGTTTCGGCGATGCGATCCACGATCTGCTCGAGGCGCTGGAACTCGGCGACGATAGCAATGCCGAGCAGGATGAGGACGATAATCAGGACGACAATCGCGAAGGTGAAAAAGATCAATCCGGCGCGGAAGGCTCACCGGAGAGCGATTCCTCCGAGGAAATGAGCGCCGAGCAGGCGCAGTCCTCCACCGAGGAAATGTCCGAAAACGCGATGGAGAGCGCGCAAGCCTCCGCCAGCGACACGTTCGATGATGCCGATCTCGGTGAGGATGAAACGCCGGGCGAAGCGCAGCGCCCGCAGAACCGCGGCGCGAACGAGCCGCGTGGGCCGGAATATCACGCGTTCGCGCCAAAGTTCGACGAAGTCGTCTCCGCCGAGGATCTTTGCGAGCACGACGAGTTGGAGCGCCTGCGCAGCTACCTCGACAAGCAGCTGGCACATCTGCAGCACATCGTGGCGCGGCTTGCCAATCGCCTGCAGCGAAAGTTGATGGCGCAGCAAAACCGCGCTTGGGAATTCGACCTCGAAGAGGGAATTCTCGACCCCGCACGGCTCTCTCGCGTCGTCACCGATCCGTATCATCCGTTGTCCTTCATGCATGAGAAGGAGGCGACATTCCGCGACACCGTGGTGACATTGCTTCTGGACAATTCGGGGTCAATGCGCGGGCGGCCGATCACGGTCGCCGCAACCTGTGCTGACATCCTGGCGCGCACGCTCGAGCGCTGCGGCGTCAAGGTTGAAATTCTCGGCTTCACCACGCGGGCGTGGAAAGGCGGCCAGTCGCGCGAAGCGTGGCTCGCGGCAGGTAAGCCGGCCAATCCGGGCCGCCTCAACGATCTGCGCCACATCATCTACAAGTCGGCGGATGCGCCCTGGCGCCGTTCGCGCAAGAATCTTGGCTTGATGATGCGCGAAGGCCTGCTCAAGGAAAACATCGACGGAGAAGCCCTTGATTGGGCGCACAAGCGTCTTCTCGGCCGGTCCGAGCAACGCAAGATCCTGATGATGATTTCGGATGGTGCTCCGGTCGACGATTCAACGCTGTCGGTCAATCCGGGGAATTATCTCGAGCGCCATCTGCGTCACGTTATCGAAGAGATCGAGACCCGGTCACCAGTCGAGCTGATCGCCATCGGCATCGGCCACGATGTCACGCGCTACTACCGTCGCGCCGTGACGATTGTGGACGCCGAAGAACTCGGCGGCGCGATCACCGAGAAGCTCGCCGAGTTGTTCAGCGAAACGCATGTCGAAGCTCCGTCACCGTCGCGGCGCCGCAGATTGCATTCCTGA
- a CDS encoding hypothetical protein (product_source=COG4246; cleavage_site_network=SignalP-noTM; cog=COG4246; pfam=PF13449; superfamily=50956), producing the protein MAMDLSRRRLLLNAAAALPAGAVVLGPFHALAQDGPHDGPVSLEVNARRIEHFDPRDASHVRFGALEFRSGLVLTSSFRGFGGLSALRLDKKGERFIALSDKANWFTGRLTYRGSALSGLADVKSAPVLGSDGRKITQRGWYDTESLAFDGATAYAGLERVNQILRFDFGKDGIRARGAPISVPAGVEKLPFNKGLESLVFVPKGQPLAGTLIAISERGLDPAGNILGFLIGGPTPGQFSVKRTKNFDISDATLLPSGDLLLLERKFSVMEGVGIRIRRIPISALAPDAVIDGPTIFEVDLGYEIDNMEGIDTFVAENGDTVVTMISDDNFSMIQRTLLLQFTLVEE; encoded by the coding sequence ATGGCTATGGACCTAAGCCGCCGCCGGTTGCTCTTGAACGCCGCGGCGGCGCTTCCCGCGGGGGCTGTTGTTCTCGGCCCTTTTCACGCGTTGGCGCAAGACGGGCCACACGATGGGCCCGTTTCTCTTGAGGTCAATGCCCGCAGAATCGAGCACTTCGATCCTCGCGATGCGTCGCATGTTCGCTTTGGCGCGCTTGAGTTTCGCAGCGGACTTGTTCTTACATCCTCGTTTCGCGGCTTTGGCGGGCTGTCAGCATTGCGGCTCGATAAGAAGGGCGAGCGGTTCATCGCTCTGAGCGACAAGGCGAACTGGTTCACCGGGCGGCTCACTTACCGCGGCAGCGCCCTGTCGGGTCTCGCGGACGTGAAATCCGCACCAGTTCTGGGTAGCGACGGCAGAAAGATTACGCAGCGCGGATGGTACGATACAGAGTCGCTCGCGTTTGATGGAGCCACAGCCTATGCCGGTCTCGAGCGCGTCAATCAGATCCTGCGGTTTGATTTCGGCAAGGACGGCATTCGCGCACGGGGCGCACCAATATCGGTGCCAGCGGGAGTCGAGAAGCTACCCTTCAACAAGGGACTCGAGTCGCTGGTCTTTGTACCTAAGGGGCAGCCGCTCGCAGGGACTTTGATTGCGATCTCCGAGCGAGGCCTCGATCCAGCGGGAAACATTTTAGGATTTCTCATCGGCGGCCCGACACCGGGGCAATTCTCGGTCAAGCGGACAAAAAATTTCGACATCAGCGATGCGACGCTGCTGCCATCAGGTGATCTGCTGCTGCTTGAGAGGAAGTTCTCAGTAATGGAAGGAGTCGGCATCCGCATCCGGCGGATTCCTATCAGCGCTTTAGCCCCTGACGCGGTGATCGATGGTCCAACAATCTTCGAAGTCGATCTCGGTTATGAGATCGACAATATGGAAGGCATTGACACCTTCGTCGCTGAGAACGGCGATACGGTGGTGACCATGATTTCCGACGACAACTTTTCCATGATCCAGCGGACGCTGCTGCTGCAGTTCACGCTGGTGGAAGAGTGA
- a CDS encoding large subunit ribosomal protein L28 (product_source=KO:K02902; cath_funfam=2.30.170.40; cog=COG0227; ko=KO:K02902; pfam=PF00830; superfamily=143800; tigrfam=TIGR00009), translating into MSRRCELTAKGAQVGHKVSHSNRKTKRRFLPNLCNVTLISDTLGRTVRLRVSTNALKSVDHRGGLDAFLLKANVAELSPKAVELKRQIEKKKLAAAS; encoded by the coding sequence ATGTCTCGGCGCTGCGAATTGACCGCCAAGGGCGCTCAGGTTGGCCACAAAGTCAGCCACTCGAACCGCAAGACCAAGCGCAGGTTTCTGCCGAACCTGTGCAACGTTACGCTGATCTCGGACACGCTGGGCCGCACGGTCCGCCTGCGCGTGTCGACCAATGCGCTGAAGAGCGTCGATCATCGCGGCGGCCTCGATGCTTTCCTGCTCAAGGCGAATGTCGCCGAGCTTTCGCCGAAGGCTGTTGAGCTGAAGCGCCAGATCGAAAAGAAGAAGCTCGCTGCAGCCAGCTAA